ttgagaactggctcagcaacagagctcagagggtcgtgatcagtggggcagagcctggctggaggcctgtcactggtggtgttccccaggggtctgtgctgggtccaggcCTGGTCAACacattcatcagtgacctggatgatgggacagagcgtaacctcagcaagttcgctgatgacaccaagctgggaggagcggctgatgcacccgaaggctgtgctggcatccagcgagtcctggccaggctggagagctgggcccaggggaacctcggggaattcagcaagagccagcgcagggtcctgcccctgggggggaacaaccccccgcaccagcacaggctgggggtgacctgctggagagcggctctgctgagaggccctgggggtgctggggggcagcgaggtgaccctgagccagcaccgggcccttggggccaagggggccagcggtgtcctggggtgcatggaaaggcgtgtggccagcagggcgagggaggttctcctccccctctgctctgccccagtgaggccacacctgcagggctgcggccagttctgggccccccagttcaagaagggcagggaactgctggagcaaggccagcgcagagctgccaaggggatcaggggctggagcatctcccttgggaggaaaggctgagagacctgggcttgttcagcctggagaagagaaggctgaggggggtctcatcaATGTTTATCAATATCTGAcgggcgggtgtcaggaggatggggccgggctcttttcagtggtgcccaacgccaggccaaggggccacgggcacaagctggaacacgggaagttccacctgaacatgaggacaaacccttccctgtgcgggtgccagagcaggggcacaggctgcccagggaggctgtggggtcccttccctggagacattcaccccccgcctggacgcggccctgtgcccctgctctgggtgtgcctgctccagcacggggtgggacgggatgagctccagagggcccttccaacccctgccagcctgggattctgtgatctgtttCCGtggggctgctccccagcctcttgcccCCTCCGTTTGTATGTATAACCAGGATTACCATGTCCCAGGTGGAGAATccagcacttgctcttgttaaatttcatacagCTGGTGATTACCTCTCTAAGCTTATCCAGATCTCACTGTAAGGCCTCTCTACCCTTGAGGGAGTCCACAACTCCTCCTAGTTTAGTATCACTAGCAAAACACGTCTCAGGCAGAGCGCCAGCATGGCTTCCCTCCGAGCATCTGATGGAGCCCTCAGGCTGCAGTGCCAGCTGGTGGCAGCAtcctcccagcagccctgcagccaggctggaCCCCAGGGGAGcgcctgggctgctgcaggcctGTCCTGGTGCccactgcctgccctgggggAGCCCCGAGCTCTGCCAACGTGTCCCAGTACAAGTGGGAGGCGGccagtgaggggctggggctccccagtcctgccaggcagcacctccaaggggcagcagcagcaagctcaGAGAGGAAACACAAAATCCAAGACCCTAAAGAGCTGCTGCAAAGAAGCAACATGACCTACTCCACTGGTGTCCTAGGTCACTTATTTTTTGGtggagtggggttttttggtacTAGCTGAGTGGGCTACAGATTTTAGGCTTGCAGGCACGCAGGAACGTGCCCTCCATCCCCAGGGATGTCAGGAGGCAACGAATCCACAGCACGGACCCAGAAACAGGAGCACTCTTTGGCACTGGAGATTTTAAAGGTCCAGGTAGAGAAATAATTTGTCAGGAGTCTAGAGCAGCTGGACAGGTCCTTCCACTCCTCATTTCTGGTGCTTCTGGGGGCAAGGGAACACCTGCAGATGCTTTGCTCTTACGGAAGGATCTCAGATCAACTGTAGTTAGGTCAGAAAcctcccagcccaggcaccACGGAGGTGGGCACAGCGAGGAAGGCGGCAGCCTCAGGGAGCCCTTCCCCAAGGGGGGAGTTTGATGCACTTTCCCGTTTTGGGGAggcaaaagctgctgctgcgACTGATGCATTTCAGGCCCCCCCTAACAGGGCAGGACTCTCGCCTGGGGGACGGCACAGCGTTAACTCACCCCGATCGTCGAGGCCATGTAATCCGCACACATCTCAGCAAAGTCCCGCTCCAGCACCCCGTAGTAAAGACCATAGAAGAGGAGGGAGATCCCAAAGTCCATCGCATCTTCTGGTTTAATTCTACAACAGAAGAGCCCAAATGACATGAAGagcttttttgggggaggggctgcaggggcacaaaGCCAGCGTGCTGGCACAGCCCGTGGCACTAACTCTGTCGCCAGAGCGGCCCACCATGGCAGCGGACGCACATCACTGGGAAGCATCACCCACGGAGGTCTTCGGGGTGCCTGCCCAGCACAACCCCAGCCCCCGCTTTGGGGAAGCTTCACCTCAGTTGTCAACAAGCAGCATGTGAAGGGAGGTGTGGGTGTAACACCCTGGCTTTCTAACACCCACTGCCCATCGCCCTCACCAGCCTCTGGAAGGAGCAACTGCAGCGATCTCCAACTATCTCATGCATCAGATCAGCTCCCAGTAAGCCTCCAGTTAACCCTGTCACATCTCTGCAGGCAGTAGCCAGGTCTCCTCATATTCCAGAGGAGGAATCAACCTCTCCGAACAGGAAGATGGCTGGGGCTAGGGTCCTCCGCCACCACCCCTGGGCTGGCTGCTTGTTGCAGGTACCTCTTTATCAGGGTAGCAAAGGAAATCCCGCTGCTGCCCCCAGGCTGGAGAGGCGCAGAGCTGGAGGACCTGCCGACACGACGGAGCTGGAAGCAGGGCTCTCCAGCGACCCTGACCAGTTCAGGTACCAGCACCTCTCCCGCCACCCTCCCAGCAGGGAGAGGACACCCCAAGAGTCACTTTGGCCCCGTGAATCAGACTGCTAAGAGAACACCTTTTCCAGAGTCATAGCCAATGCCTTATTCCCCGCGGTGTGTTACATCCCCCGCCCCAGGAGAGGGACCAGAGATTCACTCACCTGAATAATAAGTTAAGACCAAAAAGCGTGAACATCACAGCCATGTACCCTACGATTCCAGTGGCATAGCTGATCTTGTATATTAGTAAAAACCATTTATAAACCAGCCtgtaaagaattaaaacaagaatttaactatttcatttttcctgaatGAAACCGCACTGAGCGCCTGAAGAGTTTTACTCTTTAAACCTGGATGGTGCTGTTTGCAGACGCTTCGCCTATCCATTTAGGCAAGAGAGCTCTAAATTTCTAATTCAAGCTACAGATTcaccacagccagggcagctcagTCTAAATTTCTGAACTAGAAACCCTGGGATCTCCAGTGGCCGTAAACAAGGGTGCTTCATGCCGGGAAAGCCCTTGGTGAGGCCCCAGCCCACGCGGTATCTGCCTCTCCACCACCCACTCGGGTGCCACACGCGTCAGGCTGGCTGCCGGCAGCCAGTTACTGCTTCACAGCGGCCGAGGCGGGCAGCGATTGCACACCCCCGGGGTGCAAAATTTAAGACAATGACTTGTGGCATTGAAACTGGAAAGAGCTTCTCGCAGTGGTTACCCCAGGGCTGAGGAGTTCTCTCAGGAACACATGTACTAACCTGGGCGTTGTCTGTACCAGAGGTTTTCGAGTCGCCCTGAAGGTGACAAAAGCTGTGACTGCTGAGAAGAGCACCCAGATTACCAGGAACCGCCACCAGTACAGCTTGATTGTGAAATACAGAGGCACTACCCACATCTGGAAGAGGGTCACCATCtggcaaaacagaggaaaggcaTTTTGAGCTGGTTCTCTGCTCATCAGACATGTAACACACCCTGCCAGTCCTGGCAGCCGTTCTCCTGCCTGCATCAAAGGGCCCTGAACAGCACCAGGGTACTTGGGAGGTTTGGTCTGTGGAGGTTTGGTCAGGAGGTTTGGTCTGTGGCACCCAGAGAACAGGCTCAGAGCCTCACTGAGGGAGTCAGAGGCAGCAGCCAGGCCTCCTTTAGTAGAAGAGGActggagctggaggaaaagagaggaaaccTTGCCAGAGGATGGTAGAGGAGATGATCCACCTAACTAGTTGTTGTAAGGCGGCTCTATAAACCTCTGCCTTGCCAGGGTCTTGAACGCTGCAACCACAGGTGCCTCGGACAAGTATTAAACAAGGAGACAGGCACAGCAGGAGGTTTCAGACTTGCCCATTCCCAAAGGGGATCTACAGCCTGAGCTCGTGTGGTGCTGCCAGAGGGCACAGGCAAACAGATTCGGTTTAAAGGTTACAGAGAATTACGGGTATTGCCTGGAAACATTAATTACGATAAGGAAGTCAGAGTGAGGTCATCTTAGGTAAAACAGCAGTCCCTGACAAGCCGGGGGAGCCGCAAgaggcagcactgctgcaggaaCTGTCAAACCCAGGGTCCCAGCAGCAACAAGCTCCCATCGCTGCTGAGGAAGCACCCAGAAAACGCAGCTTCCCTTTGTTTCACCCTAAGGACAATACTTGAGGGACGACAGCCCATCACCTGGTGTCAAAGCACTACGTAAAACTGAGTTATTGGCTTCACTTATAACAGAAACTTATTGCCTCCAGGCGCGTCCATCCTCATCCCTAGCTAGAATCCTCATACACCATTGGGAAGACAAGGGTATCTCAACACCAgccaagaggagaaaaacacGAACATACTCATCAGCTAAAGGACAGCATCGCTCAGCCTCGGAGACAAAACGCGTGCGCGGGAGACACTTACATTGTAGGAGCGAGGGTGCCTCTGTTTCCACTGAaccagcaggagctgtgccaCCACCAGCGTGGCGATAAGGATGAGGACCATTTCAGCATGCATGGCCTCGTGACCGCGGTGCTTGGCGTGCATCCGTGCATGCTCCACCCTGCAACAAGAGGGAAAAGGCGGCTGAAGAGCACGCGGGCACAGACCGCACGCTAACAGCACGGTGGGGCTGCCAGACACCTCGGCGCTGGGGAAGCCAGGAAGAGCAGACTGAGACACCACGAAGGAGTGCCGAGGAGACGCGTGCTGTCTGGCAATCAGAGGCGAACGGACAAAAGGCTTCTCTCAGATAGCTCGTTTTGAAACAGTGAAAGCCCAGATTGCCATCCAGCCCATCCTGGTGCGAACGCAGCAGAGATAACGCGTCCCGACGTACCTGAACTAACGAACGCGGGGCCCACGTTTCACGTAACGCACCCGGCAGCTCACCGGTGCCACAGCATCACCTGCGCAGCTGTCTGACACCACGAGCGTGCGCTAACTCTCACTACCAAACCCTCAGCCCAGTTTCAGACGCACCGGGACCATTCTCCCTCTCGCCCAGCATGGGAAAGGCTGGATGGGCTGGTGGGAGTCCACGATGTGCAGCCGGCTGAACCCCCAGACCCCAGCAAATCATCCCCTCTGCCCTGGGCCACCCCATTTGCATCCTGGAACAAGTGATTTCCAGGCTGATGCTCT
The Phalacrocorax aristotelis chromosome 1, bGulAri2.1, whole genome shotgun sequence DNA segment above includes these coding regions:
- the RNF121 gene encoding E3 ubiquitin ligase RNF121 encodes the protein MAAVLEVEVGGPAERDVEEVDLSHLSPEERWRVEHARMHAKHRGHEAMHAEMVLILIATLVVAQLLLVQWKQRHPRSYNMVTLFQMWVVPLYFTIKLYWWRFLVIWVLFSAVTAFVTFRATRKPLVQTTPRLVYKWFLLIYKISYATGIVGYMAVMFTLFGLNLLFRIKPEDAMDFGISLLFYGLYYGVLERDFAEMCADYMASTIGFYSASGMPTKHLSDSVCAVCGQQIFVDVNEEGIIENTYRLSCNHVFHEFCIRGWCIVGKKQTCPYCKEKVDLKRMFSNPWERPHVMYGQLLDWLRYLVAWQPVIIGLVQGINYILGLE